The DNA segment AGCAATCAGGTCCGCCGCTTCGGTGATTACGAACTCCTCGAAGGCATCGCTCAAGGCGGCATGGGTGCCATCTACAAGGCCCGCCAGCTCAAACTCAACCGCACCGTCGCGCTCAAAACGATTCTCGCGGGCATGCTCGCCGGTGAGGACCAGATGAAGCGCTTCCGTGCCGAAGCTGAAGCCGTCGCGAATCTCGACCACCCGAACATCGTCCCCATCTACGAGGTCGGCGAGCATGAGGGCCAGTTGTTCTTCAGCATGCGCTACATCGAAGGCGGCAGCCTCGATGACCACATGAAGCGCTTCGTGCAAGACCCGCACGCTTCAGCTCATTTGATGGCCAAAGTCGCCCGCGCCATCCATTTCGCACACCAGCACGGCATCCTCCATCGCGATCTCAAGCCAGATAACATTCTCCTCGATGCCCAAGGCGAACCGCACATCACCGACTTCGGCCTCGCCAAGCGCGTCGATGCCGGTGAAAACCTCACCGTCACTGGCGAGATCATCGGCACACCGAACTACATGTCCCCCGAGCAAGCCGAGGGCAAAGGCTTCAAGCTCACCACCGCCGTGGATGTCTATGGCCTCGGTGCCGTGCTCTACCAATTGCTCACCGGCAATCCCCCTTTCCGCGCCGATTCGCCGCTGGAGACCCTCCGCCTCGTCATCGACCGCGAACCGCAACGCCCCTCCAGCATCAATCGCCGTGTCGACCGCGACCTTGAGACCATCTGCCTCAAGTGCATGGAGAAGGACCCGCAACGCCGTTATGGTTCTGCCGAAGCCGTGGCCGAGGACATCGAACGCTGGCTGCGCAAGGAACCCATCCGTGCCCGTCCCGCCGGTTATTTTTATCGTGCAGGCAAATGGGCCGTGCGTCGCCCTGCGGTGGCCCTTCTCGCCATCACCACCTTCTTCGGTTTGTGTACATTGTTCGGCGTTATCCTCATCAACGAGCAACGCCTGCAGAAGGAGCGCGACATCGCGCTCGGATTGGAAAAAACCGCAACCCAAGAGCGCCTCAAAGCCGAAGCCCTCGCCGAGCAAAGCCGCCAACGCCTCGTGCGCCTGAACATCGGCGATGGCCTCCGTCTAATTGATGAAGGCGATGCCTCCGGCGCCTTGCTCAGTTTTGTGGATGCTCTCCGCCTTGATGAAGGCAACAAAGAAAATTCCGAGATCCAGCGTACCCGCATCGCCTCCGCCTTGCGCCAATCACCGCGCCTCATCCAGTTTTGGACAGAAGATCAACCCATCGTCGCCTCCGCCGCCAGCGTGAATGGCCGTTTCCTCGTTACCTTCACCAGCAAACGCGCCCGCCTCTGGGATGTCTCCACCGGCGTCGCCTTGGGCCAGCCCGTTTCGTTACCCGATAATGTCCGCTCCGCCGCCGTCAGTCCTGATGGCCAGCAACTCGTCCTGCTGAATGACAATCGCACCGCTTTCCTCTGGAACTGGCGTAAGGATCAATCCACTCCGATCAAGCTCGCGCACGATTTCCCCGTGAACATCGCCACCTTCAGTGCAGATGGCTCGCTCGTCGCCATCGGGGGTGGACAAAACAAGAACGGCACCGCCCGCGTCTGGAACACCGCTAACGGCGAAGCCGTCTCCAAGCCCATCCGTATCTCCGACGATGTCGAGTCCATCGCCTTCAGCGCCGATGGCACCAAGCTCGCCGTCGCTTCCCGCGATCGTAGCGCCACCGTTTGGAATACGAAAACCGGTAACTCCATCGGCAAGACACTTCGCCACGGCGGCATCGTCCGTCACGTTTCCTTCAGCCCGGATGGTCTGCGCCTCGTCACCGCCAGTGAAGACCGTACCGCCCGTGTCTGGGATGTGTTGACCGGCGAACCCATCACGCCGCCCATGCAGCACAACGACATCGTGACCTACGCCGAGTTCAGTCCGGATGGTTCACGCGTCGCCACCGCGAACAAAGACAACACCGGCCGCGTGTGGGATGCGAATACCGGTGAGCCCGTCACCCCGCCCCTCGCCCACAGCACTCGCGTGGCTCGCGCCCGTTTCTCGCCCGATGGCCGCCGCGTCCTGACCGTCGCCGAAAAATCCGCCCGCGTCTGGGATGCCACCACCGGCAAGCCCATCACCCCACCGCTCGCCCACAGCGCGGAAATCCTCCACGCATTGTTCAATCCCGATGGCCGCAGCGTGATGATTGCCAGCAAGGACCGCACGGTGCGCGTTTGGGATACGCCCGCCGCGCAGCAGAACTCGCGTGAACTCCCCATTAAAGGTGAGCTGCGCCAGACCATTTTCTCGAAGGACAACCGTCTCATGCTCGCCGTCACGGATAATGCCATGCGCGTCTGGGACGTGATGAGCGGTGAACCCGTTTCGCAATTACTCACCTCCAGTGCCGAGATCCTTGCCGCTCGTTTCGTGAACAACGACACCGCGATCAACGCCATCAGCAGCGATCAAACCGTACGCTCCTGGGACATCAAAAGCAGCAAGGAGAACCGCAACATGCGTCTGCCTTTCTCCGTAAGCTTTGCCGCTTTCAGCCCGGATAACAAAATTCTCTTCACCGCGGACATGGATCGCAAAGGCCAGTTACGCACCATCCCCACCATTGAACCAACGCAACCACAAGGTGGCGCTGGTAATTTCAAAGGCAAACGCCGCGATGGCACCAATGCTCCACCCTTCGCCGGTGAAATGTCTCCTCGCATCCAAGGTCAGGGACAAGGCGGCATCCGTCAGATGAATGAGAACGCCAAAGGCATCGAACACAAGAGCCGCATCGCTTACGCGCAATTCAGTGCAGACAGTACCAAGCTCGTGACCGCCAGTTGGGATAACACCGCCCGCGTGTGGGACACCGCCACCGGCCAAGCTCTCACGCCACCACTCGAACACCAAGACCGCGTCGTCCTCGCCACCTTCAGCCCGGACGGCACCAAGGTCATCACCGCAAGCTGGGACAACACCGCCCGCATCTGGGATGCATCCACCGGCAAGCCCCTCTCACCTCCGCTCGAACACACTGCCGAACTCACGCTCGCGTCCTTCAGCCCGGATGGCCGCTTCGTCGTGACCGCCAGTGCGGACAATACCGCGCGCATCTGGAACGCGGCCACCGGCGAACCCGTCACGCCCTTCCTCCAACACAACGGCTGGGTCGTTGCCGCCGCGTTCAGCCCAGACAGCACGCGCGTCGTCACCGCCAGTTGGGATAACACCGCGCGCATCTGGGATACCTACACCGGCGCGCCTGTCTCCCCGCCGCTCGTCCATCGTGATCGCGTGGATCACGCTTCTTTCACCCAAGATGGCCGCATCCTCTTCACCGCCAGTGCGGACGGCACCACGCGCCTCTGGGATTTCACGCCGGATGCCCGCCCCATCGATGACATCGCGCCCCTCGCGCAACTCCTCTCCGGTCGCCGCCTGGATAACACCGGCAGCCTCGTCCCCGTCTCCGCCACCAAGCTCGCCGAGAACTGGGAAACTCTACGTCAGAAATATCCGCAACAATTCTCCATCAAGCCTGAAGAGATTGTTGCTTGGCACAGCGAAGAAGCCGACCTCTGCGAACAGACCCAATCCTGGTTCGCCGCCCTCTTCCACCTGAACTGGCTCGTCGAACAAAACCCAAAAGATAATGAGTTGAAGAAACGTCGTGACAGCGCTCAGGCTAAACTACGCGAAGCGAACAACGTTACCACTGCCCTACAGTAACGAACATAAAGGCACTCTGCCCGAGTGATACCTTTCGTTCTCTCAAAAGCCACACAAGAAACGTTTTTAAAACCCGTCCCTTACGCCTTCCCCTCTGAAAGCTTTGCCATGAGTAGTTGATACTTGATCACTTTGCATTTTACCCACCCGTCTTTGCGCTCCACGCATTCTGCAAAGAATTACCTCCCCATCCAGCCTAGGGCGGAACCTCCCTAATGAATTTTCTTCATCTCGGGAACTCTTTCTCTTTAAACCTCTTACATCAGCATCTGCCGCACCTGTGGGCACCCCGCACACTTAGTGCGACACACTCGGGTATGAAAACATTGCTGAAATGCCTCGTCCTCGGCGTGACGGGGTTGATTTTAGTCGCACCACCGCGCGCCTCCGCAGATCTCGAGATCTCCGCCTCGGTGCACATCTCCGCTGAAGCCGATTTTTACGAACCGCTCACCCCCCATGGTGCTTGGATCGAAGTTGATTCTCACCGCTGCTGGCGTCCTTCAGGGGTCGCGGTCAGTTGGCGTCCTTACACCACCGGTGAATGGGTGTGGACGGATTACGGTTGGTATTGGGTAAGCGATGAACCATGGGCATGGGCCACCTACCATTATGGCCGCTGGACCTATCATCCACAGCATCACTGGATATGGGTTCCCGGTCGCGAATGGGCTCCCGCATGGGTGAGCTGGCGACATGGCGGCGGCCACATCGGCTGGGCCCCGTTGGCTCCCACGATCAGCTTCCGTCATCGCCACTCGATCGGCGGTCCTGATTTCGTCTTCGTTCGTACGGCCAGTTTCCATCAGCCTGTGCGCCCCAACACCGTCATCGTGAACAACACCACGATCATCAATAACACCACCGTCATCGCGCAATCTCCCACCCGTGAAACACGCACAGTTGATGGCTCTCAAAAACAGGTATATGTGAACAAAGGCCCCCAACCCCAGGAAGTGGAAAAAGAAACTGGCCGCAAGACTGAACCTGTTCCCATCCAGCAAGTCGCCGCCCGCACAGCTGTGCCCGAAGCAGTGAAAGCCAAAGCTGCCGCTGCACCGGCCAAAGCCGATCAAAACAATACAAAGTCCAAAGACGCCCCGAACGCGGGGAAGAACGCCCCCCCCACAAAAACCGAGCCAACGAAATCTGATCCAGACAGCAAAGCGGAACCAGCACGCCCGCAAGAACCCAGGACCTTGCCCGATAAGAAAGGCCCCGGTTCCGTCCCAGTGCCTGCTCCGACCAAAACACCGGAAAACGATCCTGATAAAAACGGCCCAAACCGCAAAGGTCCTGCGCCAGAAAAACCAAACACACCGGATCGTTCCGAGCCTAAAGATCCCAAACCGCCGGTAAAGCCGCTGCCTCCGACACCTGAGGTGCCTAAGCCTGTGCCGCCTCCAGAAACTCCAAAGCCTCCGGGTCCGGAGAAGCCAAAGCCGATCCCTCCTTCAGAAGTCCCAAAACCGAGACCTGCTAAAGAACGCCCCTTCGCCCCTCCCGTCGTGGACGAGCTTCCTAAGCCCAAGCCCACACCGGAAACCCCACGCCCCCGCCCGTTCCCGAACGAGCCAGCACCGAACAAGCCGAAACCACCTCAAGCGGCTCCGGTAAAGCCCGCACCCGAAGTACAAAAACCTGCGGCTCCACCCAAAGTGAACCCGCAACCCAAGGCTCCGTCTCAACCGAAACCTCAGAAACCGCCGAAAGACGAAGACAATAAAGGCAAAGGCCGTCCCTGATCAGGCATCATAGAACGTTAAAAACAAACGCCCGTTCCCTCTCACCACTGGTAAAGTGAGGGGACGGGTTTTTACGCACGTAATCAATCACGCTCTAAATTCCGCCCAGATGATCAGCGAATCGTCACATTTTTCACTGTGCCCCCTACGGCTATCCTCCTGCGACACATCCGCCAGGGAAGTCATGTCCTTAGCAAATACCGTAGAAAATCACTATGGTAAACGCCAAAGTAACAGACGTATTAGGAGTGTGGGGACATCGCCCTTCGCCCCTCTCATCTCATCCTTATTCAGGAAGTGGCTTACCCTTCGTTTCCGGCCCGAACCACACCACGATCACACCCACCACATAGATGAGTGCCATCGTCTTCGCTGCCGCCGGGAAACTGCCATCAAAATGCTTCATCAGCGTGGCCGTCTGCAAACCACCCACAGCTGCCAAAATACGCCCGAAGTTAAATGCAAACCCTTGCCCTGTAGCGCGCACACTCGTCGGATAAAGCTCCGGCAGATACAGCGGGAACCAACCATAAAACGCTGCCGAAACACTGCCTGCCAAGAACACGGCGAACAGGAACGTGTTCCCATACACCATAGTATCCCGATATAGGAAATAAGCCGCCGCCAATGATGCCGCGCACAGGAAGGCATACACCGGCCGACGACCAAAATAATCACACAATACCGCCGCCAGAATCGTACCCACGATCGCCCCCAAGGAACTCCACACCTGTGTCCACTCCTTGGCAAAACTCGCATTCGGTCCTGCAAGATCGATCGCCCAGCGCGGTGCCCATTGTAACGCACCCCATGTCCCCAGCAGCGCTACACCCGCCAGAGCCGCACCAAAAACCATCATCTTGATGATATGTGACTTGCCTCCCTCCGTCATTGAGCCCGCCGCCATCGCACGTTCCAAATAGCGTTTCACAGGATAGAGATAACCCACCAGGGCGATCGCCAGACCGATTAACGTGACCAATCCAGCGATCCATCCGCCCGGACCTGCCGGTGACCACACATAAATGATGACCAACGCACCCACGCACCCGATCAGCACCCCGATCAGATCCTGCGTCGCCCAATGCGAAGTTCCACCCTTCTCCTTCTCTTCCTCCCACTTCTCTGATTCCGGCACGAACAACCGGATCATAAAAATCAGCAGTGCCGGGAATGCGCCTGAAATCATCAGAAAGCGCCATGCCGAATTATGCAGCAGATACTCCACCGTCTTCTGCGAAAGCCCCAAAGACAACATGCCGCTTTGGATGCTTTCGATCATCCCTATCAAGCCCATGCTCAAAAACGCCACCATCAAGAACCCGACATTCGCTGCCGCACCGATCAACCCCGCCACGATTGCCCGGGACTTGCCCGGCCAGATCTCGTTCACCAATGCCACACCGAGCGACCACTCACCACCCATGCCCAACGAAGCGATGAAACGCAAGGCCGCGATATGCCACGCCTCCGTAGCAAAACCGCACAAACCCGTGAAGATCGCGTAAGTGAAGATGCTCAAAGACATCGCCTTCACCCGGCCAATGCGATCACCCAACCAGCCGAACAACACGCCGCCCGTCGCCGCACCGATCAGAAAGACAGCGATGATGATGGAGAACCACTTGCCCGCATCCCCCGCCGCCGCCTCACCGAGAAGCTCCTTCAACGCCGGTTGGCCGATCAATGGGAACAAGCCCATCTCAAACCCATCGAAAAGCCAGCCAAGGATGGCAGCCAGCAGTGCCATCCATTTACCCGTATTAGATTTAGCGTTCTTAGTAGACATACAGCAAAAACTGAAATTCCGGCACAATTCGTCCCTTGGTGAGACGAGACTGGCAGGCAGACGCACCACCAAACGGATTTATTCGCGCAGGGTCAACGAATTTTTCCCCAAAGCCCACAATTTTCTCTGCTAAGACACCCTAAGGGTGCAATCACACAGCATTTTTCTTCTTCCCATACCGATCTGTGTGATTCCGTGTTTAATCAGTGGCTAAATATTTCCTTCTCCCTTGTCTTACTTATCGCTACTATCCATTTAAACCCCGTTCGGCCAAAAAGCGAAAGCTCCACGCATGGAGACCAAACACTACGACCTCGTGGTCATCGGCTCCGGTCCGGCTGGTGAAAAAGGTGCCGCCCAGGCGGCCTACTTCGGTAAACGCGTCGCTCTCATCGAGAAGGAGCACGTCCTCGGTGGAGCCGCCGCCAATACCGGCACCCTGCCCTCCAAGACGTTACGCGAGACCGCCCTCTACCTCTCCGGTTTCCATCAACGCGGCCTCTACGGCATCAATTTCTCCCTGAAAGATAAAGTCACTGCCCGCGACTTCCTCTACCGCGAGCAGCAAGTCGTCCAGACCGAACGCGCCCGCATCGCCGAAAATCTCAAGCGCCACAAAGTCGATCTCTACAAAGGCTTCGCCGCCTTCGAAGACGCCCACACCATCTCCGTCAAACCGGCGCACTCACCAGCAGCTCACATCCGGGGCGACATCATCCTTATCGCCACCGGTTCACACCCGCATCATCCGCCGCAATTCCCTTTCCACGATGCGCGCGTCTATGACTCCGACACTATCCTGAACCTCCGCGAGATCCCCGCCACCATGCTCATCGCCGGTGGCGGCGTCATCGGCTGCGAATACGCCTGCCTCTTCTCCGCCCTTGGCGTGAAGGTTTCTCTCGTCGAAGGCCGCGATCGTCTCCTCGGTTTTCTCGATGCCGAAGTCTCCCACGCCTTCGCCGCCAGCATGACCACCATGGGCGTGGACCTCCATATGCCCGACTCCATTGAGACCGTACAAGCGGAAGACGAAATCATCGTCACTCTCAAATCTAGCAAGCGCCTCGCCGTCCAAAGCGTCCTCGCCGCCACTGGTCGCACTGGGAATACGGAAGGCATGAACCTCGAAGGCATCGGCATCCAGCCCAGCAAACGCGGCACCTTGGATGTGAACGCAAACTATCAAAGCCTGCTTCCCCACATCTACGCCGTCGGCGATGTCATCGGCTTCCCCGCGCTCGCCTCCACCTCCATGGAGCAAGCCCGCGTTGCCATGGTCCACGCCTTCGATCTCAAATACAAATCCGGCGTCGCGCACATCCTGCCATACGGCATTTACACGATTCCCGAATGCTCCATGGCCGGTGAAACCGAGGAAACTCTTCAGCAAAAGAACATTCCCTATGTCGTCGGCCGCACCCGTTATGCCCACAATGCCCGCGGCCAGATCATCGGTGACAAAGAAGGCTTCCTGAAACTCATATTCGCTGAGGAAGATATGAAACTCCTCGGCGTCCACGTCATCGGCGAGCAAGCCAGTGAATTGATCCACATCGGCCTCATGGCCCTCCAAACCAAGTCCGGAGCCGATCTCTTTATCCAGACCTGTTTCAATTACCCCACCCTTTCCGAGATGTATAAATACGCGACCTACGATGCCCTCGGTCAACGCGCCAAACGCCTCAAAGCTCGCGAACAAGACGCATGAACACCCGGGACTTTCTCAAAACCTCCGTCCTAGCCGCCGCCAGCCTGACCACCGGCCAACTCACCGCTGCTGACGCCAAGCCCGAGACGAAGCAGAAGTTACCACCCCTCCGCGCCATGCGTCTCGGCATGGTCACTTACAATCTCGGCAAAGACTGGGACGTCCCTACTATTATCAAGAATTGCACTGACACAAAATTCCAAGGCGTCGAACTCCGCACCACGCACAAGCACAGTGTGGAAGTCTCCTTGAGCAAAGCCGAACGCGGCGACGTCATGCAGCGCTTCCAAGATTCCCCCGTGGAACTTCACAGCCTCGGCAGCGCCTTCGATTACCACACGCCCGACCAGGCCAAGCTCCGCAAAGACATCGAAGCCACCAAGGAATACATCATCCTCGCTCACGATGTCGGCGCCAAAGGCATCAAAGTCCGTCCGAACGCCTTCCCCAAAGAAGTCCCCCCCGAAAAGACTTTGGAGCAGATCGGTAAATCCCTCCGCGAACTTGGCGAATTCGCCTCCGGCTATGGTCAGGAGATCCGCGTGGAAGTTCACGGCAAGGACACTTCCCTGCTTCCGAACATCCGCAAGATGATGGATTTCGCCAACCACCCCCAAGTCGGCGTCTGCTGGAACTCCAATGACACGGATCTCGACGGCGATGGCTTCGAAAAGAACTTCGATCTCGTTAAAGACCGCATCAAGCTCGTCCATCTCCGCGACCTATATCTGGATACCTACCCCTTCCGCCGCCTCTTCCAACGCTTGAACGATATCGAATACGCCGGGTTCTGCCTTGCAGAAATCCCGGAAAGCCCTGACGCTCTAAGGGTGATGCGGTATTTTAGGGGACTTTGGCTGGCATATCAGGACGCCTTGTAATATTTTCTAACACAACACATACCCGAACAGTCCATATTACCGGAATGACATGCGTACCGTGCCGAAAGTTCTCCGTGCAAACACAGTCCTTTGTGTTACGGTAACAACGTTGTCAGCCCAGCTTTTAATAACATGATGTTTCGCAAACTCTCTGCCATCGCGGCACTCTTGGCCGTCGTTCTGCTGCCGCTCCGCGGGTTCGCCCTTGTAGAGTGGAAGCCCTT comes from the Verrucomicrobiia bacterium genome and includes:
- a CDS encoding protein kinase, with protein sequence MRSNKTMAERDESTPPDSQNNPAAGSSSSPTPPRTPHPTIQLDLDKMREIVAEAGVKSNQVRRFGDYELLEGIAQGGMGAIYKARQLKLNRTVALKTILAGMLAGEDQMKRFRAEAEAVANLDHPNIVPIYEVGEHEGQLFFSMRYIEGGSLDDHMKRFVQDPHASAHLMAKVARAIHFAHQHGILHRDLKPDNILLDAQGEPHITDFGLAKRVDAGENLTVTGEIIGTPNYMSPEQAEGKGFKLTTAVDVYGLGAVLYQLLTGNPPFRADSPLETLRLVIDREPQRPSSINRRVDRDLETICLKCMEKDPQRRYGSAEAVAEDIERWLRKEPIRARPAGYFYRAGKWAVRRPAVALLAITTFFGLCTLFGVILINEQRLQKERDIALGLEKTATQERLKAEALAEQSRQRLVRLNIGDGLRLIDEGDASGALLSFVDALRLDEGNKENSEIQRTRIASALRQSPRLIQFWTEDQPIVASAASVNGRFLVTFTSKRARLWDVSTGVALGQPVSLPDNVRSAAVSPDGQQLVLLNDNRTAFLWNWRKDQSTPIKLAHDFPVNIATFSADGSLVAIGGGQNKNGTARVWNTANGEAVSKPIRISDDVESIAFSADGTKLAVASRDRSATVWNTKTGNSIGKTLRHGGIVRHVSFSPDGLRLVTASEDRTARVWDVLTGEPITPPMQHNDIVTYAEFSPDGSRVATANKDNTGRVWDANTGEPVTPPLAHSTRVARARFSPDGRRVLTVAEKSARVWDATTGKPITPPLAHSAEILHALFNPDGRSVMIASKDRTVRVWDTPAAQQNSRELPIKGELRQTIFSKDNRLMLAVTDNAMRVWDVMSGEPVSQLLTSSAEILAARFVNNDTAINAISSDQTVRSWDIKSSKENRNMRLPFSVSFAAFSPDNKILFTADMDRKGQLRTIPTIEPTQPQGGAGNFKGKRRDGTNAPPFAGEMSPRIQGQGQGGIRQMNENAKGIEHKSRIAYAQFSADSTKLVTASWDNTARVWDTATGQALTPPLEHQDRVVLATFSPDGTKVITASWDNTARIWDASTGKPLSPPLEHTAELTLASFSPDGRFVVTASADNTARIWNAATGEPVTPFLQHNGWVVAAAFSPDSTRVVTASWDNTARIWDTYTGAPVSPPLVHRDRVDHASFTQDGRILFTASADGTTRLWDFTPDARPIDDIAPLAQLLSGRRLDNTGSLVPVSATKLAENWETLRQKYPQQFSIKPEEIVAWHSEEADLCEQTQSWFAALFHLNWLVEQNPKDNELKKRRDSAQAKLREANNVTTALQ
- a CDS encoding DUF6600 domain-containing protein, whose amino-acid sequence is MKTLLKCLVLGVTGLILVAPPRASADLEISASVHISAEADFYEPLTPHGAWIEVDSHRCWRPSGVAVSWRPYTTGEWVWTDYGWYWVSDEPWAWATYHYGRWTYHPQHHWIWVPGREWAPAWVSWRHGGGHIGWAPLAPTISFRHRHSIGGPDFVFVRTASFHQPVRPNTVIVNNTTIINNTTVIAQSPTRETRTVDGSQKQVYVNKGPQPQEVEKETGRKTEPVPIQQVAARTAVPEAVKAKAAAAPAKADQNNTKSKDAPNAGKNAPPTKTEPTKSDPDSKAEPARPQEPRTLPDKKGPGSVPVPAPTKTPENDPDKNGPNRKGPAPEKPNTPDRSEPKDPKPPVKPLPPTPEVPKPVPPPETPKPPGPEKPKPIPPSEVPKPRPAKERPFAPPVVDELPKPKPTPETPRPRPFPNEPAPNKPKPPQAAPVKPAPEVQKPAAPPKVNPQPKAPSQPKPQKPPKDEDNKGKGRP
- a CDS encoding MFS transporter translates to MSTKNAKSNTGKWMALLAAILGWLFDGFEMGLFPLIGQPALKELLGEAAAGDAGKWFSIIIAVFLIGAATGGVLFGWLGDRIGRVKAMSLSIFTYAIFTGLCGFATEAWHIAALRFIASLGMGGEWSLGVALVNEIWPGKSRAIVAGLIGAAANVGFLMVAFLSMGLIGMIESIQSGMLSLGLSQKTVEYLLHNSAWRFLMISGAFPALLIFMIRLFVPESEKWEEEKEKGGTSHWATQDLIGVLIGCVGALVIIYVWSPAGPGGWIAGLVTLIGLAIALVGYLYPVKRYLERAMAAGSMTEGGKSHIIKMMVFGAALAGVALLGTWGALQWAPRWAIDLAGPNASFAKEWTQVWSSLGAIVGTILAAVLCDYFGRRPVYAFLCAASLAAAYFLYRDTMVYGNTFLFAVFLAGSVSAAFYGWFPLYLPELYPTSVRATGQGFAFNFGRILAAVGGLQTATLMKHFDGSFPAAAKTMALIYVVGVIVVWFGPETKGKPLPE
- the sthA gene encoding Si-specific NAD(P)(+) transhydrogenase, which encodes METKHYDLVVIGSGPAGEKGAAQAAYFGKRVALIEKEHVLGGAAANTGTLPSKTLRETALYLSGFHQRGLYGINFSLKDKVTARDFLYREQQVVQTERARIAENLKRHKVDLYKGFAAFEDAHTISVKPAHSPAAHIRGDIILIATGSHPHHPPQFPFHDARVYDSDTILNLREIPATMLIAGGGVIGCEYACLFSALGVKVSLVEGRDRLLGFLDAEVSHAFAASMTTMGVDLHMPDSIETVQAEDEIIVTLKSSKRLAVQSVLAATGRTGNTEGMNLEGIGIQPSKRGTLDVNANYQSLLPHIYAVGDVIGFPALASTSMEQARVAMVHAFDLKYKSGVAHILPYGIYTIPECSMAGETEETLQQKNIPYVVGRTRYAHNARGQIIGDKEGFLKLIFAEEDMKLLGVHVIGEQASELIHIGLMALQTKSGADLFIQTCFNYPTLSEMYKYATYDALGQRAKRLKAREQDA
- a CDS encoding TIM barrel protein; translated protein: MNTRDFLKTSVLAAASLTTGQLTAADAKPETKQKLPPLRAMRLGMVTYNLGKDWDVPTIIKNCTDTKFQGVELRTTHKHSVEVSLSKAERGDVMQRFQDSPVELHSLGSAFDYHTPDQAKLRKDIEATKEYIILAHDVGAKGIKVRPNAFPKEVPPEKTLEQIGKSLRELGEFASGYGQEIRVEVHGKDTSLLPNIRKMMDFANHPQVGVCWNSNDTDLDGDGFEKNFDLVKDRIKLVHLRDLYLDTYPFRRLFQRLNDIEYAGFCLAEIPESPDALRVMRYFRGLWLAYQDAL